Proteins encoded by one window of Mercenaria mercenaria strain notata chromosome 4, MADL_Memer_1, whole genome shotgun sequence:
- the LOC123553267 gene encoding heavy metal-binding protein HIP-like has product MNGIVIVSLFLGNVIFASEPECSRFHYEEKTLEKMIKLEILVQKMKSDVETTEKLVFDTLQDLTKEREQIKHDWENEKEAMKNELKEMKEDNREQMVQYAKEVENIKESASSTAFAFAAELSQSNVQFISGQTFIYKRTILNEGNGYDKTSGIFTAPVKGTYLFTVQFCTPRSDGVGYAIMSDNEEIKRGYIYDSDASSCHSSDAFAVLSKGGRVWIKCTANVVPLHGGNYWNTFSGALIHK; this is encoded by the exons ATCGTATCCCTTTTTCTGGGGAATGTAATATTTGCCTCTGAACCAGAATGTTCACGGTTCCACTATGAAGAAAAgactttagaaaaaatgataaaacttgaGATTTTGGTGCAGAAAATGAAAAGTGATGTTGAGACGACCGAAAAACTTGTTTTTGACACATTGCAGGATTTGACAAAAGAAAGAGAACAGATAAAACATGATTGGGAAAACGAGAAGGAAGCTATGAAGAATGAattgaaagaaatgaaagaaGATAATAGAGAACAGATGGTTCAGTATGCAAAGGAAGTTGAGAATATCAAAG AATCGGCATCTTCAACAGCATTTGCATTTGCCGCCGAACTGAGTCAATCTAATGTACAGTTCATTTCTGggcaaacatttatttacaaaaggaCCATTTTGAATGAAGGCAACGGTTATGATAAAACCAGTGGCATATTCACGGCACCGGTGAAAGGGACATATTTGTTCACAGTACAATTTTGTACTCCCCGAAGCGATGGCGTCGGATATGCAATAATGTCAGATAATGAGGAAATTAAACGTGGATATATATATGATAGTGATGCCAGCTCCTGTCACAGCTCTGATGCGTTCGCTGTCCTAAGCAAAGGAGGAAGGGTATGGATAAAGTGCACAGCCAATGTCGTCCCACTACATGGTGGTAATTACTGGAATACATTTAGTGGTGCTCTTATACATAAATAA